The window GTTAGTAAGATATTTACTCCCTTCTTAATCCGCAAGATGTTTCGGGCTTTCATTTCAGGTATTTATAAACGCAGGTTTTGCTGCTTGTTTCCCATCAAACCGGAATACAGGTTTTGAAGGAAAACGTATCTTCACACCCGCAATGACCAGAGAAGAATTATACCAACAGATCATTAAAAAGAGTTCCTATTTGTGTATTGGACTCGACACCGATATTACCAGGATACCTTCCTTTTTGTTAAAAGAAGAAGATCCTGTGTATGAATTTAACAAGCGCATCATTGAGGCGACCAGTGAATATTGTGTTGCATATAAACCCAATCTTGCCTTTTATGAATCCTTAGGTCCGAAAGGCTTGATTTCACTGGAGAAAACAATGAACCTGATTCCGGATAACATTTTCACGATTGCAGATGCAAAGCGCGGAGATATTGGGAACACTTCAGAAATGTATGCACGTACATTTTATGATTATTTTCATTTTGATTCTGTCACGGTTGCTCCTTATATGGGGAAGGATTCCGTTACGCCATTTCTTCGTGAAGGCAAATGGGTAATTCTTCTCGCGCTCACCAGCAATGCGGGATCTATGGATTTTCAACTTTCCGAAATTTCATCTCCCGTAAACGGAAAGGAAGAGAAATTGTACGAACATGTTCTTCGTACATCACAAAAATGGGCGGATGCGGATAACATGATGTATGTTGTTGGTGCAACTCATCCGGATTTGCTTTCTTCTATTCGTAAAATTGTACCGGATCATTTTTTGCTGGTCCCGGGAGTTGGAGCTCAGGGCGGGAATTTGCAGGAGGTCTCAGCGGCAGGTATGAATAAACAATGCGGACTGCTGGTAAATTCTTCCCGGCAAATCATTTATGCATCGAATGGTGCCGACTTTGCAGATGCTGCTAGGGCTGAAGCCTCCAAAACGCGTGATGAAATGAAAATTATTCTGGAGAAATATTTTGCCTGAATAAAGCATAGCATTTGTTCATGAGATTGCCAGATGAAGTACCACTTTTCTCACATTTTAAAATCTTGCATTCAATAATATTTTTCGAAAACTAATTCGCTTATAGTGGACGGGGAATTTCTTTCTATCCTTTTATTTTGGAAAGAAAATATATTCCGATGAATGAAGCATTTTTACATTACCTGTGGCAGTACCGATTATTTGATTCACGTGAACTGCTAACCTCCGAAGGCAATTGTGTTGAAGTCGTCAGACCCGGGAAACTCAACACAGACTCAGGTCCTGATTTTTTTAACGCCCAGCTGAGAATCGATGGAACACTCTGGGCAGGGAACGTAGAAATTCACATTCACGCTTCCGACTGGCAAAAACATGGACATCATTTTGATTCAGCTTACGACAATTGTATCCTGCATGTTGTTCATGAGAGAGATGTGAAAACACTGCGCAAAGACGGAACCTGTGTTCCAACCATTGAATTGAAAGACCGCTTTCCCGCTCATCTCTGGTCGAATTATCTGCAATTACTTGGAACAAGAGGATGGGTTCCCTGTGAACATCGCCTGAAAGAGCTGGATAGTATCACTGTCAACAGCTGGCTGGATAGAATCTGTGTGGAGCGACTGGAAGAGAAAACAAAACAGATCCGGCAATTCCTTCATTTGAGCAGGAATGATTGGGAGGAAACATTTTACCATTCTTTGGCTAAAAATTTTGGCTTCCAGGTAAATGGTTTACCCTTCGAGTTACTTGCACGGTCGTTGCCACTTCGCCTGATTCATAAACACCGCTCAAGGCTGATGGAAGTGGAGGCTTTGCTTTTTGGTCAGGCCGGGATGCTGGCTAGGGAATTCCACGACAATTATCCGATCTCTCTTGCGACAGAATTCAGGCATCTGAGCCGGACATATAATCTGAAGCCGATCAGTGCCGCTGCCTGGAAGTTTCTCCGTTTGCGACCCTCCAATTTCCCAACCATCCGAATCGCGCAGTTCGCGCAATTGCTGAAATCGACAGAAAATCTTTTTTCTAAAGTGATGCAGATAGAATCTCTGCGGGACGGATATGATTTATTCAGAATAAACACTTCGGAGTATTGGTTGAATCATTTCGTCTTTGACAAACCTGCGGATGCAATCCAGAAGAATATGGGAAAAGGCTCGGTCGAAAATATCCTTATCAATACTGTAGTACCCTTCCTTTTTGCCTGGGGCAGTGAAAATGGTTCCGAGCAACACCGGAAAAAAGCACTGGAACTTCTGGAGAAAATTCCCGCGGAGGACAATCATCTGATCCGGAGCTGGAAGGATGCCGGAATCCCTGCTCATTCGGCTTTTCAGTCCCAGGCCCTGGTTCAATTGAAAATTCAATACTGCTCCGAGAAAAAATGCTTATCTTGTGCCATAGGAAACCAGCTTATCAACTCGCTCCCATGACACTAGTTTCTTCCATCCGCGATTATTTTGAAAGACAGGCATTCGGTGTTTGCTCCTATCTGGGAGATAAACTCAGCATGCGTACTTCTGTCATTCGTTTGTTTTTTATCTATGCTTCCTTCCTTACGGTAGGATCGCCATTGATCGTGTACATGATCCTGGCCTTTTTGATCAAGATGAAGTCGTATGTGCGCAATCGCAGGACTTCAGTTTGGGATCTCTGATGTCCATCTTTTGTTGATAGAATATTTTCCTGATTTTATTTGGGGAGATAGCTTATTAATCTTTTCCGGAATTTTTTCTGCTTTGAATTTTCTTCTCTACTTTCATCATTCATAATTGTTCAATGCGGAGGATTAATTTCTATTTGGTTTTTATCAATTGCTTTTTGTTGACGCTGTTGTCTGCAGTCAATGCGGATGCTCAACATTGGACTTCACTTGGTCCGGATAGTTTTCCTGCACTAATGCGTCCGTTTGATTATTCCCTGAAAATTGCAAACGGTATTGGTCGTGTCAGCGGCGTTTATTTTGCACCGAAAAAGAAATGTTTTTTATCAAAGAAAAAGAACCAGGAGATGTTTGCCGGAACTCCCTATGGTGGATTGTGGGTTTCTTCCGATTCGGGCAATCATTGGAGTTCATCAGGTTCGGACAATTTTCCAAATCCCGGTGTTGCGTCACTTGCGATTAATCCACGTGATCCGAAAATTCAGTTTCTCGCGACAGGTGATCCGGATTGTATTTTGAATCCCAATGAACCTTCGCTTGGTTCGGAATCCTGTCAGGGCAGAGGTGTACTAAAATCAATAGATGGAGGGAAAAATTGGAGCGCGCCAATAGGCCAGTGGTTTACTTGTGAAGAAAAAGAGGATACATCCTTTTGGTCATTTCCAAGCCACAAGATTTTAAGAAAACTTGTGATTCATCCACGTCAGCGCAATGTACTTTTCGCGGTGATCCATACTTATACAAACGCGACCAAATCATTTGACGGAATGGTTTACAGAACCAGCGATGCCGGAAAAACATGGCATCCGGTTTTATGCGCGCAGGATGGATTTTTAAAAGATCTGGAATTTCAGCCCGGGAATGACGATGTAATCTATGTTTCAGGACGGACCATTTACAAAAGCAGTGATAGCGGTTTGCATTGGGAAGCATTACCGAACAGAGGTTTGCCCGCAGATTCTCTCGTCCAACGCTGTGAACTTTCTTTCAGCGCCGCGAAACCTGAGAATGTATATGCTTTATTCATCCTGAAAAATTCATATCAAAGTGATTTTTATCTGTCGGAAAATTCCGGAGTATCCTTCAAGAAAAGATTATCGCTGCCTGCGAGTCCGGAATGGAGAACAGCACTCGCCGCCGATCCATTAAACGCCGATGAAGTTTATTTTACCGCAGGCAACAGAGTCAATAAACTGATTGCTTATGCCGGGAAATGGAATTACAAAAACGCGGGCAATGGTTTGCACGATGATGTACACGATCTGAATTTTGATCCGGAGAGAAAGACCTTGTATGCTTCAACAGATGGAGGATTATACAAGACAACAGATGGCGGAGAAAATTGGACCAGAATCAGCAAAGGCTTGAATATCGCGGAATGCTGGAGTGTGGCTGTTTCTCAAAAGAAACCATATCGTGTTTTGGCAGGAATGCAGGATTGCGGAACGCTTCAGTATCGACCGACCGGTGACTCATTAAATGGTTGGTTCCAGGTTCGTGGTGGAGATGGAATGGAAGCTGCATTTGATCCGATCGATCAAAAGATTCAATACTCGAATGACGGGAATAATAATCTCTTGTCCCGCACTGAGGATGGAGGAGTAACCTGGTCCAGAAATCTTGCAGCATCCCGCAAACAACAGGGAAATTATTTGCGTCCTTTTTTGATTGATCCTGTACATCCGAATGTACTTTATACTGCTTATCACGATGTCTTCAAAAGCACGGATCGGGGAGAGACCTGGAAAGTAATTTCTGCGTTCGATGTACCGGATCCGAAAGCGACAATTGTTGCTCTGGCTGTTGCGCCATCGGATTCTCTCACCATGTATGCCGCTTTTGCAGGCTGTGCATGGACAACCAAACCGGAAAAAAAATTATTTAAAACCACCGACGGAGGAATTACCTGGACCGACATCACCGAAGGTCTCAAAGGTGTAAACTATACTCAGATTTCTTGTCTGGCTGTCCAGCCGGATGATAAAAATACAGTGTTCGTCGGTTTTCGTGGAGGATGGATTTACAAGGTGATGAAAACGGTCAGCGGTGGAACCGGAAAAAATGCCTGGGTCAATTTTTCCTCCGGATTAGCTCCGGATGATGATGTGAATGCGATTCTGTTTGACCGCGATAAATTTCATACGGTGTATATCGGAACACATACAGGCGTGTTTATGTGTCGTGATAAAATTAATGCCTGGCAATCGTTCAGCAAAGGTTTGCCCCGAGTGATGGTTTGTGATTTGGATATTCTAAGTGAAACAAAGGAACTGTATATAGGAACTCATGGCAGGGGTGTGTGGAAAAGTCCTCTTTTTGGTGAATGAAAGTTCCTTTTCCTCAATACAAAGAGCTGATTTATAAGGCCTGAACATTGGATTTCAGATCTCTGAAACATTTTCACACATTAATTAATCATCATTGATTGTTGGAAATTATTTCCCGGTTCTTCCTGCCTTACCGAACAGAATTTTACATTTATACCAAATCTCATATAGGTTTCCGAAAATAATAGATAAGAAACCTTCTTAGAATTGGTTATTCCTCCAAACCAATTTCTAAAACAGAATTAAAGGCGGCATAAACAACCTATGGAATCCTTCGATTTCCAAAATATTCTAACCAATTTCAGGTATTTCAAGAAACTGTACTATGCTATCGCGATGGTAGTGCTGGTGCTGGTTGTCGGGATTGTTGGCTATTATACCATCGAAGATTATACTTTTCTTGATTCGGTTTTCATGACAGTGATCACCGTTGCAACGGTAGGTTACAGGGAAGTTAAGGAGCTGGATGACGCGGGGAAAATATTTACATCCATTTTGATTATCTTTAGCATTGGTACTTTTGCCTATGCGGTTTCAGTGATTACACGTTACATTATTGAAGGTGAATTTCAAACGTATTTCAGACACTATCGCGTGAACAAAGAAATCCAAAAACTAAAAAATCATGTTATTGTTTGTGGTTTCGGTAGAAACGGCAGACAGGCATGTGAGCAGTTGCGTTCGGGTGACGAAAAGTTTGTCGCCATCGAAGCAAAACCTGAGCTGGTCGCGAAGATGCGTGAGGAGGACAATATCCTGTTCATCGAAGGCGACGCGACAAAAGATGAAGTGCTGATACAGGCAGGAATTGATTCAGCCAAGGCATTGATTACCGCGCTTCCGAGCGACGCGGCAAATGTATTTGTCGTACTTACGGCGAGGGACCGGAATCCAAAACTGAAAATTATTTCACGAGCCTCGGAAGACGGTTCGGAGCATAAACTCAAACGTGCCGGTGCCGACAATGTCATCATGCCGGATAAAATTGGCGGTACGCACATGGCCGCGCTGGTGACCAAGCCGGATGTTCTTGAATTCATTGATCACATCACAGGACGGATCAATATCCGTCTGGAAGAAATACATTTCAGTTCGCTGCCGGAAAATATGCGCAACAAATCCATTCGTGATCTGGAGATCCGCAATAAAACCGGCGCGAATATCATCGGTTTTAAAACCGCGGATGGTGATTATGTCATCAATCCTCCGCCGGAAACGATCATGATGCCGGATGCAAAGCTGTTTGTGCTGGGTACACAGGAACAAGTGATGCGTTTTAAAGAAATTCTAATCAACAATTAATTTCCTTTTGGTTTGAAAACAATTCTGGTAACCGGAAGCAACGGTTTGTTGGGACAAAAAATTATTTATGCACTTCTTGGAAGAAGTGATGTTCGCTGTATCAGTACATCGAAAGGCGCGAACAGAATGAAAGTGAAGGAAGGCTATGTGTATGAGGAGCTGGATATTTGTGACAAAGAGCAGGTTCTGAAGATTTTCGAAAAACACCGTCCGGATGCGGTAATCAATACTGCTGCTTTAACCAATGTGGATGCCTGCGAGAACCGCAAAGAGGAAGCCTGGCAGCTGAATGTTACCGCTGTCGAAAACCTGATTGAAGCGAGCGCAAAATACGGAACACATCTGGTTCATCTTTCTACTGATTTTGTCTTTGACGGCGAAAACGGACCGTACGTTGAAACAGATGTTCCAAATCCGCAGAGTTATTACGCGATGACAAAATATGAAGCGGAGAAAAGACTCGCCGCGAGTAATTTGTCCTGGGCAATCTTGCGGACCATTATCATTTATGGTGTAGTGGATGATAACAGCAGAAGCAATGTTGTCTTGTGGACCATCAATTCATTACGTGATAAGAAAACCATCAACGTCATCAACGACCAGTACCGTTCACCCACCCTGGCGGAAGACCTCGCGGATGCATGTATCGAAGCCTCGCTGAGAAAAGCAAAAGGAATTTTTCATGTCTCCGGCCGGGAAGTGATGTGTATTCTCGACATGGTGCGTATTGTCTCCGGATATTTCGGACTCGATCAGGAATACATCAACCCGATTTCTTCCGCTTCACTTAACCAACCTGCTAAAAGACCACCGGTAACCGGATTTATAATTCAAAAAGCAGAGCGTGACTTGGGATTTAAGCCTGTTACTTTTTTGCAAGGATTGGAAGTGGTGAGAAAGCAATTGAAGAGTTGCGGGGTTGAGGTTTGATATTGTGGATGTTTTTCTGAAATTATTTTAATCCAACAGGCACCCAAATTTCCTCCTCCGAATCCGGATGATTTTGTTTGTACTTACTCCCGAGAATTTCAAAATGAGGCCGGGCGTCGAGGTGAAATTCTGATTGAGGCAGATATGAATTGAAAATATACTGAAAAGCCTCGGCTGCATTTTTTGTATCACCAGTATAAGTAAATACCGCGTACAAGCCGGATGATAAAATAAGTGTCTCCATGCCTTCGGGAACATTGTCAAAATTCTCAACCTCGACAGTTGCCCATCGTTCAAATTCTTTTTTTGGATCGAATTGAGAATGAAAATTCAAAGGAAACACAGCGACTGAATACAGCTCCTCTCCAATTCTGTTTGCAATAGAATTCCGCAAAGGCATAAACCTTTGCCAGAGCTCGGTGACGGTGTAATTTACATAAGACAAAGTCTTGTGCATTCCGACCAGTTTCTTTTCAGGAAGCATTTTAATTTCTGGTACCGGGTTTATCGGCATGTGAAAAATATTTTTTCCAAGATAAAGAATTTGAATTTATGAAAGTGATTTAAACAAATACGCTTTGCTCTAAATCGCCTGGTTCAAATTGAAAAAAAATCACAAAATGGATTATTGCACTTTAAAAAACTTCTGAATCCACAATCCTTTATCGGTTTCCATTTGCAAAATGTACAATCCTTGTTGAAGCGAAGAAGTATTTACCTCTATGTATTCTCCGTTTTTCAAAATTGAAAAATCAGATTGAATTGTTTTCCCAAGAAGGTCAGTGATTGCGAGACTTTTCAAAGGTTCTTTTGAAAAATTTTGAATGTATAAAATATCACGAACAGGGTTTGGGAAAAGTGTGTATCGAGTGAAATGGATAGTATTTGAAGAGATGTTGGTAGGCAAGCTGTCGCAGGATGTACCACCCATAGCTCCGAGCTCATAGAAGGGTAGGTTTGGAACAGAAGCCTCGTT of the Bacteroidota bacterium genome contains:
- the pyrF gene encoding orotidine-5'-phosphate decarboxylase, whose translation is MTREELYQQIIKKSSYLCIGLDTDITRIPSFLLKEEDPVYEFNKRIIEATSEYCVAYKPNLAFYESLGPKGLISLEKTMNLIPDNIFTIADAKRGDIGNTSEMYARTFYDYFHFDSVTVAPYMGKDSVTPFLREGKWVILLALTSNAGSMDFQLSEISSPVNGKEEKLYEHVLRTSQKWADADNMMYVVGATHPDLLSSIRKIVPDHFLLVPGVGAQGGNLQEVSAAGMNKQCGLLVNSSRQIIYASNGADFADAARAEASKTRDEMKIILEKYFA
- a CDS encoding DUF2851 family protein, giving the protein MNEAFLHYLWQYRLFDSRELLTSEGNCVEVVRPGKLNTDSGPDFFNAQLRIDGTLWAGNVEIHIHASDWQKHGHHFDSAYDNCILHVVHERDVKTLRKDGTCVPTIELKDRFPAHLWSNYLQLLGTRGWVPCEHRLKELDSITVNSWLDRICVERLEEKTKQIRQFLHLSRNDWEETFYHSLAKNFGFQVNGLPFELLARSLPLRLIHKHRSRLMEVEALLFGQAGMLAREFHDNYPISLATEFRHLSRTYNLKPISAAAWKFLRLRPSNFPTIRIAQFAQLLKSTENLFSKVMQIESLRDGYDLFRINTSEYWLNHFVFDKPADAIQKNMGKGSVENILINTVVPFLFAWGSENGSEQHRKKALELLEKIPAEDNHLIRSWKDAGIPAHSAFQSQALVQLKIQYCSEKKCLSCAIGNQLINSLP
- a CDS encoding PspC domain-containing protein; translated protein: MTLVSSIRDYFERQAFGVCSYLGDKLSMRTSVIRLFFIYASFLTVGSPLIVYMILAFLIKMKSYVRNRRTSVWDL
- a CDS encoding potassium channel protein, which encodes MESFDFQNILTNFRYFKKLYYAIAMVVLVLVVGIVGYYTIEDYTFLDSVFMTVITVATVGYREVKELDDAGKIFTSILIIFSIGTFAYAVSVITRYIIEGEFQTYFRHYRVNKEIQKLKNHVIVCGFGRNGRQACEQLRSGDEKFVAIEAKPELVAKMREEDNILFIEGDATKDEVLIQAGIDSAKALITALPSDAANVFVVLTARDRNPKLKIISRASEDGSEHKLKRAGADNVIMPDKIGGTHMAALVTKPDVLEFIDHITGRINIRLEEIHFSSLPENMRNKSIRDLEIRNKTGANIIGFKTADGDYVINPPPETIMMPDAKLFVLGTQEQVMRFKEILINN
- a CDS encoding SDR family oxidoreductase, whose protein sequence is MKTILVTGSNGLLGQKIIYALLGRSDVRCISTSKGANRMKVKEGYVYEELDICDKEQVLKIFEKHRPDAVINTAALTNVDACENRKEEAWQLNVTAVENLIEASAKYGTHLVHLSTDFVFDGENGPYVETDVPNPQSYYAMTKYEAEKRLAASNLSWAILRTIIIYGVVDDNSRSNVVLWTINSLRDKKTINVINDQYRSPTLAEDLADACIEASLRKAKGIFHVSGREVMCILDMVRIVSGYFGLDQEYINPISSASLNQPAKRPPVTGFIIQKAERDLGFKPVTFLQGLEVVRKQLKSCGVEV
- a CDS encoding GyrI-like domain-containing protein yields the protein MLPEKKLVGMHKTLSYVNYTVTELWQRFMPLRNSIANRIGEELYSVAVFPLNFHSQFDPKKEFERWATVEVENFDNVPEGMETLILSSGLYAVFTYTGDTKNAAEAFQYIFNSYLPQSEFHLDARPHFEILGSKYKQNHPDSEEEIWVPVGLK